The Corallococcus macrosporus genome segment TCGAGACCTACGCCTCGCCCGTCGTGAGCTCACCGAAGCGGCAGGCGCAGTACCATGCCTTCCACAAGGCGCTGCTCCCCAACCCGCTGGAGGGAATCGAGACGAAGCTGCGTCGCACCCACGTCCCGGTCCGCATCGTCTGGGGGGAGAGCGACGACTTCTTCTCGAGCGAGGACGCGCACTACCTCGACCGCATGTTCCCCGGCTCCCAGGGGATCCGCTTCGTGCCGGGCGGGAAGCTGTTCTTCCAGGAGGAGAACCCAGACATCATCGCGGAGGAAGCCCTCCGTCTGTGGAAGGTCCACTGAACATGGACAATGACGGTGGCGACCGTCAGCCCATGGACCTTCCGTGGCGGCTGCGATTAGCCTGTTCCCCGTTCGCTTCACACCGGAAGCGGATTCCATACCAACGGGGGGAAAAACCATGGGTCTTCTGAGCATGTTCCGCAGCGAAGCTCCGGCCAAGAAGGCGTCGGACGACGTGCTGTTGCTCCACACGATGCTCCTGATGGCTGGCGCCGACGGGTACCTCGACCAGGCCGAGGTGGAAGCGGTCGAGGCCTACTTCACCCAACTGCCGGAGTTCGAAGGCAAACAGTTCCAGGACGTCTACGCCGAGGCCAGGAAGCTCGTGGCCCGCTACTCCAACCTGCGTGAGTCCGTGAAGTCTCTCTCCGGCTTCTCCAGCGAGAGGGTGCGCAAGAAGGCGTTCGTGCTTGCCGCGGACCTGGCCATGGCCTCGGGGGACGTGAGCGAGACGGAGGACGAGCTGCTCACCGCCATGCAGCGTATCCTGGAGATCGACGACGGCACCGTGCAGAAGGTGCTCGACGTGCTCTCCATGAAGTACGCCCGCTAGACAGGAGCTGCGCCATGGCGAACGTGAATCCGAGCTCCTTCCAGTCCACCCTCGACCGCAAGCTGCGCACCGAACTGCTGGCCGACAAGGACGTCAAATGGGCGCTGCAGCGCGTGGACAAGGTGACCACGGGGCTCGGCTTCACCGCGCGGCGACGGCTGCTCGCCAACTCGCTGCGGCTGACTCGCTCCATGGCTCCGGCGGTCGCCGAGGCCCTGGCCGACTGCAAGGAGGTGCTTGGCTACGACAAGCCCGTCGAGGTCTTCGTCAAGCCGGACCCGATGATCAACGCCTCGGCGGTCTACAACCCGTCGGGTCATCCCCTCATCGTCCTCTCCTCGCGGCTCATCGAGGTGTTCACCGAGGCGGAGCTGCGCTTCGTCATGGGGCACGAACTGGGCCACCTGACGTTCGAGCACTTCGCCATTCCCATGCCCGCCACCGCCATCGTCGAGGACGCGGCGGGGGTCATCGTCCCACGCCACACCGCCCTCAAGCTGTACCTCTGGTGCCGGGCGGCCGAGGTCAGCGCGGACCGGGCCGGCCTGCTGTGTGGCAAGGACCCTGACGCCGCCGCCAGCGGCTTCTTCAAGCTGGCCAGCGGGCTTGCCTCCGGCTTCGTGAAGCCCGACCTGGAGGCGTATTCGCGTCAGGTGGACTCGCTCGTCTCCGCGCCCTCGGCCCGCGCGAAGCCGCACGAGGACGACGACACGCTGGACTGCTTCAGCACCCACCCCTTCAGTCCCCTTCGCGTGCGCGCCGTCGTCGCCTTCTCGAAGTCGAAGACCTACCGCGCGCTGGTGGGCCGCGCCGCTGGGGGCGAGGGCCTCTCGGACGAAGAAGTGGATTCCATCATCGAGCGAGACTTCCGGGAGATGGACGCGTCCTACCTCGAAGAGCAGTCCCCCCACGCCGAGCTGCTGCGGCGGGCCCTCTTCCTGGGAGGACTGCTGGTGGCCCACGCGCACGAGGGCGTTTCCGAGCGGGAGCTGCGGGCGCTCTCGGCGCTCCTCGGCTCCGAGCACGTCGGCGTGCTGCCCTCCATCGACGCCGCCCGGCGGGAGCTGACGGACGTGGCGGCCCGGGTGCGCGAGAAAGCGGCCACCTCCGAGCGGGCCCGGCTGCTGCAACACCTCACCCTGGTGGCGGCCGCGGATGGCAACGTGGCGGAAGAGGAGTTCATGGAGCTGCAGGGCCTGGCCGCGGCCCTGTCCGTTCCCGTGTCGCTCGTCGATGAGACGCTGCGCGGAGCCGCCCACCCGCTGGATTGAGGCGCATGCCCGAGGGGTGTCAGTATGACGCGCGCGAGGAGTTCCAGCGCGACCGCGCGACCCTGGCGGACCTGGGGCTGGAGTCCTTCCTGGGGGCCGATGGGCTCACGGACCTGCTGTCACTCTTCTCCCAGGACAACCTCCCCGCGGTGGAGCTGATCCGGATGATTCAGCGCCTGCACACTCCAGGCTACGAGCAGGCGCGGTTCCATGTGAGCGCGGCTACCGCCGACGGCGTCATCGCGCCGGACCTGCCTCCCGGCTTCTACTGGCAGGACGAGCTTGCCAGGGTGCTCGACTGGGCCGAAAGCCAGGGGCGGAAGCCCTGAAGAGACGGCGGGTGCGCCAGCGCGCCGGCGGTTCGGGTGGGGGTTTCGGACGTTTCGCGGCCCCGCGGGGCATCAATCACTTTGAGTCAGAAGGCGTTACTCCACTGGGAAGGCCGCGTCAGTGCCACCCCGGGGGAACCCATGTCGCTGAAGCTCCTGTCGCGGACGGTCGCGTCCGCCTGCGTGCTGTTGCTGCTGTCGGCGTGCCAGAGCGCGGGCAATCCCATCCCGCCACCCGATGACACACCCTGCCGTGGCACCGCATCCGTCCAGACACCGGTGCGCGAGAAGTTCCTCACGGTCGCGAAGCCGGTCTCCGGTGAGTACGTCGTCGTGCTCAAGGAGCCCCGGGAAGGGGACGCCGCGCCCACGCCGGATGTGGTCGCGCGGAACCTGACCGAGCGCTTCGGCGGCAAGGCCTTCCTCGTGTACGCGCACGCGCTGCGGGGCTTCGCCGCGCGCATGAGCGACAAGCAGGCCCGTGCCATGGCCTCCGCGCCCGAGGTGGCGTACGTGCAACAGAATGGCGTGGTGACGCTGGAGGAGAGCCAGTCGGATGCGACGTGGGGACTGGACCGCATCGACCAGCGCGACCTGCCGCTCAACCAGCTCTACCAGTACCAGACGCAGGGCCGGGGCGTGCACGTGTATGTCATCGACACGGGCCTGCGCCCCACGCACCAGGAGTTCGCCGGGCGGGCGGACATCGCCTTCGACGCCGTCAACGACGGCCGCAACGGCGTGGACTGCAACGGCCATGGCACCCACGTGGCCGCCACGGTGGGCGGCCGCGTGTATGGCATTGCCAAGAGCGCGTCGCTGCACGCGGTGCGCGTGCTGAACTGCGAGGGCTCCGGGACGACGGCGGGCGCGGTGGCGGGCGTGGACTGGGCGACCGAGCACCACCAGTCCCCGGCGGTGGCCAACATGAGCCTGGGGGGCGGGGAGGACGCGGCGCTCGACGATGCCGTGCGCCACTCCATCGCGGCGGGCGTGATGTATGTGCTGGCGGCGGGCAACGAGAACCAGGACGCGTGCAGGCGCTCTCCCGCGCGCACCGCCGAGGCCATCACCGTGGGGGCCACCACCAGCGCGGACCGGCGGGCGTCCTTCTCCAACCATGGCGACTGCGTGGACGTCTTCGCGCCCGGCGAGGGCATCCTCTCGGCCTGGGCCAGCGATGACATGGCGACCCGGACGCTGAGCGGCACGTCCATGGCCACGCCGCACGTCACCGGCATCGTCGCGCTCTTCCTGGAGGCCCATCCCGCCTCCGCGCCGCAGGCGGTCATCACCGCCATGACGGGCAACGCCACGCCGGACAAGGTGGGCAACCCCGGGCGCTGCTCACCGAACCGGATGGTCTACTCGGGCTTCATCTCACCCCTGCGGGCCCCCACCGTCCGCAACGGCGGGGAGTAGCGGCACGTCCCCCGGGCCACGGAGGGGGCGGGGAGGGGGCCGCCCGCGTGGATGGGGTGCCGGGTGCGGCCGTCGCGGAGGTCGCTACCTTGAGGCGGGAGGTCGCGCTCCTGACGCGCGACACGCCTGCCCATGGACCTCTACAGCGCCGCCAGGCGGATGGCCCGCCCGTTCCGTTTCACCAACCCGGCGTCCTACCGGGAGGTCCCCCTGGCGGGCCGCGGGCTGATTGGCGATGGGTGCTCCTGCGCGCTCGTCCGGCCGGACGGCGTCATCGACTGGCTCTGCTTCCCCCGCTTCGACAGCCCGAGCGTCTTCGCGGGCATCCTCGATGACGAGAAGGGAGGCATCACCGGCATCACGCCCGTCGTGTGGCCCTTCGAGAGCCTGCAGCGCTACGACCCGGACACCAACGTCCTGGAGACGCTGTTCCGCTTCGAGCGCAAGGGAGCCATCCGCATCATCGACTACATGCCGTGGACCAACGACCCGCGCTCCACCGTCCACGAGGTGCACCGGCGCATCGAGTGCCTGGAGGGCCCGGTGGAGCTGAACATCGTCTTCGACCCGCGCTTCGGCTACGGCGCGTCGCGGACGCGGGTGGAGCGGGAGGAGCACGGCCTGGTCGCTCGCGGGTCGGGAGGGGAGCGGCTGGTCGCCGTGCTCAGCGGGGAGGCGGAGTGGCGGCCCTGCGAGTCGCCGCACGGCCAGGCCTGCCGGGGAGACTCGGGCCTCCAGACGCGCATCCGGATGGGGCCGGGCGAGCGGCGCTGGATGATCCTCTCGTGGGATTCCGACCGGCCGGAGCCGCTTGCCGCGTACCGGCCCTTCGACCACCTGCGGGACACGCGCCAGGCCTGGCGCGAGTGGGCGCAACAGCTCCACTACGAAGGGCCGTGGCGGCACCACGTGCTGCGCTCCGCGCTGGCGCTGAAGCTGCTGATGTACGGCCCCACGGGCGCGATGGTGGCCGCGCCCACCACCTCACTCCCCGAGTGGATTGGAGGGCCCCGCAACTGGGACTACCGCTTCAGCTGGGTCCGCGACTCCGCGATGGCGGTGCGCGCCACCAACCTCCTTGGCTTCGAGCGGGAGTCGCGCGAGTTCTTCTACTTCGTGCGCGACACGTTGCAGCGCGGGGACGCGCTCCAGGTGATGTACTCGCTGGACGGGGCCGCCGTGCCGCCGGAGCGGGAGCTGGAGCACCTGGCGGGCTTCCAGGGCTCGCGGCCGGTGCGGCTGGGAAACGACGCGAAGGACCAGTTCCAGTTCGACACCGCGGGCGCGCTGCTCGACGCCGCGTACCTCTACGAGCGCTCCGGCGGGAAGCTGCCGCTGCGCACCTGGAGGCTGCTGCGTTCGGTCATCCAGACCACCGCCCGCCGCTGGAGCGAGCCCGACCACGGCATCTGGGAGCCGCGACGGGAGATGCGGCACAACGTCCACTCGAAGCTCATGGGGTGGCTGGCCCTGCGCCGGGGGCAGCACCTGGCACGGCTCTTCGGGGAGACGGCGCTGGAGCAGTCCAGCGCCGCCCTGGCGGACGTCATCCGGGCGGACATCCTGCGCAACGGCGTGGATCCGGCGCGCAAGCACTTCGTCGGCTTCTACGGAGGGAACGAGCCGGACGCCGCGCTGCTCTTGCTGCCCATCGTGGGCTGCTTCCGGGGGACGGATCCGTTCATCGTGAGGACGCTCGACTGGCTGCGCGCGGAGCTGGGCACGGGGCCGTTCCTGCGCCGATACCGGATGGATGACGGGGTGGGGGGGCCGGAGGGAGGCTTCATCCTCTGCGGTTTCTGGCTGGCGGAGGCGCTGACGCTGGCCAATCGCATCCAGGAGGCCGAGGACGTCTTCGTCGCGCACGCGGAGGCGTCGAACCACCTGGGGCTGCTGGCGGAGGAGATCCACCCGCTGACGCGCGAGCAGCTGGGAAACTTCCCGCAGGCCTTCAGCCACCTGGGCCTCATCAGCGCCGCCGCGCGCATCGACCGCGCGCTCAGGCTCCGGGACGAAGGGCAGTCGGAGCCTCCGCACCTCCTGGAGCCCGAGCCGCCAGCCATTGGCTGACCCTGCTCCACCTCTGACAGGGAATGCCCTGTCAGAGGTGGTCGCCGCGGGGACCTCAGTTGCTCAGGCAGACCCACTTGTTGGCGGGGATCTCCTGACAGAAGCACTCGCCAAAGGTGCCATTGGCCCACTGGCAGCCCGTCTCCGCGCCCGGAGTGCAGCGGCGGGTCTGGAGCGTCTCGCAGCTGCTGAGCAGCTCGGAGGAGGCCTGACCGGTCTGCTGCATCCCGCTCTCGGCACCGTCCGTCACCTCAGCGCCACCGCAGCCCATTCCGAAGATGGAGACGACGGCGAACATCGCGAACCCACGAAGCATCATGCGGTACTCCTTTTCGATGGTGAGACGCCGATGCAAATGCATACGCGAATGCGGGTCAAGGTTTGTATTTAAATCATGATGTCGTTGGAAAGCTGCGCGCGGAGCGGTCGCGATGTTTGGAATTGCGGAACAATTCCGGTGTCCCATGTCAGTGATTCGCGGGAGGCCGCTGCTTTGCATGGAGGCTCAGCAGGACGCCCGTGAGCAGCGCGGCGCCACCCAGGAGCAGCCGCTGGGTGAGGGGCTCGCCGAGCAGCAGCACCGCGCCCATCGCCGCGATGACCGGGACGCACAGCTGCACCACCGCCGCACGCGCGCTGCTCAGGTGGGGCAGCGCCGCGTACCAGAGGCTGTAGCCCACGCCGGAGGCGAGCGCGCCCGAGGTGGCCGCGAGCAGCAGCCCCTTCGACGAAAGGTGTGGGGCCGCGTCCAGCGCGGGCGAGAGCAGCACGAGCGCCAGGGCCAGCGGCACGCCGCGCAGGAAGTTGCCAGCCGTCGCCGCGAGCGGATCCGTGCTCCCGCGTCCCCGCAGGCTGTAGATGCCCCACGCCGCGCCCGCCGCGGCCATGAGCCCCGCGCCCAGCGCATCCGGCGCGCTCGCTCCAGGAAGCGTGAGCCCCGCGAGGCCCGCGAGCGCCACCGCGAGCCCGGCCCATTCGAGCGCGCGGGGCCGCTCACCGCGCGCGAGTCCCGCCGCGAGCATGGTGAGCTGCACGCAGCCGAAGAGCAGCAGGGCGCCCACGCCCGCCCCGATGCGCACGTAGGCGAAGCTGAAGCCCGCCGCGTACACGAAGAGCGCGAGCGCCGAGGCCCAGCTCCCGTGCCCCGCCGCCGTGGGTCCGCCCCGCCGGAGCCGCAGCAGCAGCGCGAGCACCAGCGCTCCCGACGCGAGCCGGACCAGCGTGAACGCGCCCGCGTCGATGCTGCGCGCCGCGCCTCCGGAGAGGGCCGCGCGGCACAGCAGCGAGTTCGCGGCGAAGCCCAGGAGGGCCAGCAGGGTGAGGAGGGGCGTGCTCACGCCGCAGGGACATAGCGGGCCTCGGGAGGGCCCCACCCGGCGTCCCCGCCCCGTCCGTTGAAAGGACGACAAGGATTTCACCCCTCCACGTTTGAGGGGTGTCGGCCGGTGGGGCACACCGGTTGAGGGGGAGCCTTTTTCATGCGAGCAGGGGTCGAGAGGCACGCGCTGCGTCAGTGCGGGGTCATGGCCGCGGTGCTGGTGTTGCTGTGCTCCGTGGAGGCCTTCGCGGGCCCGGAGCTGGACTGGCTGGCGTCCCAGCAGAATGTGGACGGCAGCTACGGCGACACGCCTGCTTCGCTCGCGACGCCCTCGCAGACGACCTCCGAGGTCCTGCGCGCGCAGTTGCTGCTCGACCAGGCGCTCCTGCCCGGCTTCGAGTCGGCGTTCACCTGGCTCGACTCCCGGACCGAGGTCCACGCGGAGCTGCTCGCGCGAAGGCTCACGGTCACCGCGCTCGCGGGCCGGCCGACCGTGCTCACGGCGAACGCGCTGCTCTCGCTCCAGACCCGCGGCGGGGGTTTCTCCCACCAGCTGGGTTTCGCTCCAAGCGTGCGGGACACCGCGATGGCGCTGGAGGCCCTGGCGGCGGCCAACCAGGGCGCCACGCCCCAGGCGTCCCGGGCCGTGGCCTTCCTCCTCTCGTGCCAGCTGGGCAACGGCGGCTGGGCGGAGGGCGTCAACGAGGCGTCCCCCTTCCTCTCCGCGGTGGCGCTGCGCTCGCTCTGGCCGTACCGGGCCATCTATGGAGGCGTCGCGGCGGCGCTGACCCGGGCCCAGGGGTTCCTTTGGTCCCGGCGCGGGACGGACGGACTGTGGGGCGAGGACTTCGTGAGCGCGCACGCGCTGCTCGCGTTGGTGCCCACCGTCTCGGAGGCGGCGGTGCTGGACCCGGCCGTGGCGGCCCTGAAGGGGCATCAAGCGCCGGACGGCAGCTGGGGCCAGGACGCGTACACCACCGCGCTGGTGCTCCAGGCCCTCAAGGTCCATGCGGCCCGGCAGACGGGGGAGACCCCGGCGCCCACGGGCTCCGTGGCGGGCTACGTCGTGCGCGCTCACGGCACCGAGCCCCTGCCGGGCGTCACCGTGGCCGTGGGCGGCGCCGAGGAGCTCTCCGTCACCACCAACGCGGACGGCTACTTCCTGCTGCCCCACCTGCCTCCGGGCGCCTTCACGCTGACCGCCTCCCGCGCGGGCTTCCTCCCCGCCAGCGTCGTGGTGGAGGTGCAGCCCCGGCAGGTCACCCTCGCCGGCAGGCTGGCGCTGGACGTGGCCACGCAGACGGGCCTCGTGGCGGGCTCGGTGGTGGACTCGGTGACGCGGCAGCCGCTGTCCTCCGTGCAGGTGGTCCTGCAGGGGCCCACGTCGCGCGCGGTGCTCACGGACGCGCGCGGTGACTTCGACTTCGGCCCGGTGACGCCGGGGACGTACGCGCTGGGCTTCCAGAAGGCGGGCTACCGCGCGGTGTCGGGAGAGGCCGTCGTGGTGGCGGGCGGGAGGCTGGAGGCCCACCCCGCGCTGACGCCGGACGACGTGCCCGTGGAGGACGGTCCTGGCGCGGTGTCCGGACGGGTGGTGGACGGCAAGACGGGCCTGCCGCTCGCGGGCGCACGCTTCGCGCTGAGCGCCAGCCAGCAGGTCCTCACGGGCCCGGACGGCACCTTCGCGCTCGCGTCCGTGCCGCGCGGCAGCTACGCGGGCACGCTGAGCGCTTCGGGCTACCAGTCCCTGACCTTCAGCCTCATGTTCAGCCCGGGCGCGAGCGGTGCGCTGGGCGTGATGACGCTGTTCCCGGTGGACGTGACGCCCGCGCCCACGCGGCTGACGCTGCGGGGCAGCGTGACGGACGGCGTGAAGGGCACGCCCGTGGCCCAGGCCCACGTGACGCTGACGGAGACGGGGCAGTCCGTCACCACCGGCGCGGACGGGCGCTTCGTCCTGGCGGACCTGACGTTGCAGGCCTTCAACCTCGCGGTGGCGGCGCCGGGGTACGCCCCCGCCACCTACGCCATCCAGGTGGGGGCCTATGGCGAGGCGGTGGTGGAGCTGAAGCTGTCGCCGCCCGGCAGCAGCGCCACCACCAGCACCCTGTCCGGCCTGGTGACGGACGCGGCGCAGGGCCTGCCCCTCCAGGGGGCCCGCGTCGCCATCGCGGGCACCGCGCTGTCCGCCCTCACCGGCCCGGATGGCGCCTTCAGCCTGAGCGGCATCCCGGCGCTGGAGTTCACCGTGGAGGTCTCCGCGGTGGGTCATGCGCCCAGGACGGTGGCCGTGCAACTGGTCGCGCACGGTGGCTACACGCTGGACTCCGCGCTGGAGCCGGTGTCCACGGACGGCTTCCAGGTGGTGTCCCTGGAGGCGACGCAGCCGGAGGCGGGCGCCAACGGCACCGTCGTCTTCACAGCGCGCATCGCCAGCCTGCTGGGCGCGCCCCAGTCGGTGCTGGTGCTGGGCGTCGTCCAGGACGCGGCCGGCACGGAGGTCGCGTCGGTGACGCCCTACGCGGTGGGCACCGAGCAGCCCGCCTCCAGCTTCAGCTTCGCGCCGGGCGAGGAGAAGACGCTCACCGTCCCGTGGAAGACGGTGCAGTTCTCTCCGGGCGTGTACCGCCTGGTGCTGCGCGTGGTGGAGCCGGGCACCGTCACGCGCGCCCTGCCCACCGGTGAGGTGCTGGCGGAGGCCGCGGCCTCCTCGCGCATCCTCCCCACCTCCGCGCTGAGTGGCGCGATGAGCCTGTCGCCCCCGCTCACCCAGGCGGGCGTCCCCACGCCGGTGGCCTTCACGGCGCTGCTGCGCAACGCGGGCAACGTGCCGCTCGCGGCGGGCGCGTACTCGCTCACCGTCGTGCACCCGGACACGTCGGAGGTGCTCTACACGGCGCAGGCCACCGCGGCCGCGCTGCCGGTGGGCGGGCTCGCCACGGTGTCGCTGGGCAGCTTCACGCCGCTCGTGGCGGGCAACCTCCAGGTGCGCGTGCGGCCCCAGACGCCGGGCGTCGCGGGTGAGGTGACGGACCGGCTCTACGTGGGCGACAAGGCCACGGGCAGCTTCACCGTCAGCCGCACCGTCGTGCCGGAGGGCACGCAGACGGTGCGCGGCCACATCGGTCTGCAGGGCGTGGACACCGCGCAGGGCGGCAGCACGGATCCGCTGTTCGCGTTCGTGAAGGAGGCGGTGCGCCGGGGTGGTGAATACACCGCGCCCCAGGCGGAGGCCTGGCACCGGGCGAACCGCTGCCTGGGCTGCCACATCCAGACCCAGAGCCTGCTGGGACTCGCCAGCTCCTTCGACAAGGCCCCGGTGGACCGGCGGGCCGCGACGTCGCTCTACAACAACGTCTCCACCAGCCCGTACGCGGACGGCGCGCTGCGCATCTCCCACCCGGAGTTCACCCGCACGCAGACGACGCTGGGCCTGTGGTCGCTGTCCGCGTGGCCGGACGTGCCGGGCACCTTCCGCGCGAAGTACCGGGCGGCGCGCTTCCTCTTCGACCGCCGCCAGCAGTCCGGGGACCGGACGTGGTTCACGCCGGACTACGGCGGCTACTGGTTCGGCTCGGACGTGGGCCACACGGCCCTGACGGTGAAGGGCTTCGCCAACCTGCTGAAGGACGCCACGCGCCCGGACATGGCCGCGGGCGTCACGGACTACGCGCTCGTGCCGGTGGGCAGCGTGTCGACGGGCGCGAACGGCGTCGTCGACCTGGCCACGGGACCGGACGGCACGCTGTACGCGCTCAAGAGCCAGGGCGTCATCGACCGGCTGGACCTGGTGACGGGCGCGGCCACGACGGTGGTGACGGGCCTGCCCACGCCGGTGTCCTCGCTGTCCCTCGCGGCGGATGGCACCTTCTTCGTCACCCGGCAGTCCAACCCCACCGTCATCAAGGTGCGCGGGGACGGCACGCGCGACAACTTCTTCGCGGGCGGCTACCTCACCGACGGCGCGCTCGGGCCGGATGGCTGGCTGTACGCGCCGGACTACTACGGCCAGCGCGTGCTGCGCGTGTCCCCCACGGGCCAGGTGGAGACGTATGCGCAGGGCGGGCTCTTCAGCTACCCCCAGGGCGTGGCCTTCGACGCGGAGGGCCGCCTGCTGGTGGCAAACGCCTCCGCGTACAACCTGCTCCAGGTGGCGGCGGACCGCACCGTGTCCGTGAAGGCGGAAGGCCTGGCGTACACGCCCCAGCGGATGGTGCTCGCGCCGGACGGCAGCGTGTACGTGCTCGCGTCCCAACCGTACTCGGAGGGAGTGCTGCGCGTGCGTCCGGACGGCAGCGCAGAGCGCGTCGCGGAGCTGAGCGCGCCCCGGGCCCTGGCCTTCGTGGGAGAGCGGCTGCTCGTCGCCGCCGCCTCCGGGGCTCCGCTCCGCGAGCTCCAGCGCGCGCCGCTGGACACGTCCGCGCTCGCGGCCTTCCGCGCGGAGGTGCCCCGGGCGGTGCGCTACCTGCTCGCCAGCCACCAGGACAACTCGACCGACAACCTCACCCACGCGCTGCGGATGATGGGGCTCGCGGAGGCGCGCCCGGTGCTGGACGACAGCGCCCTGCTCGCGCAGGTGGAGGCGGCCATCACCTACGAGGCGAACCTGCTGCGCTCGCGCCAGCGCGCGGACGGCGGTTGGGGCCGCTATGTCGGCCAGGGCAGTGACCCGCTGGTGGCGGCGATGGTGGGCATCGCGCTGGAGTACACGGAGCCGTCTCCCACCGACCCGCAGATCCGCCGCATCATCCAGTACCTGCTCGCCACCCAGCGCGCGGACGGCTCCTGGGACAACGTGAACAACGGCCTGAGCACGCGGCTGGCCTCCACCAGCTTCGTGATGGTCTTCATGCCCAAGGCCCTGGAGCGGCTGGGCGGGCTGGACGTGGACCTGCACGTCGAGCTGCCGGCGACGGTGGCGCTCTCCAACCCCACGGTCGCGCCCACCACGGCGGTGCCCGGACCGGACGGGAGCACCGCGTACACCTGGAAGCTGCTGGGCGTTACCCACGCCGGACGCGACGTGGACTTCGACCTCACGCTGCACGCGCTGGCGCTGGGCGAGGCGCGCCCCGTGGCGCTGCGCGCGGAGCTGGAGTTCAAGAACTCCTTCCTGGAGGAGACGGTGAAGTCGCCCCTGGACGTGCCCACCGTGCGCGCGGCCAGCGGCCTGACGCTCGCCATCGCGGCGGCCCCCGGCACGGCCCCTGCGCACACGCCCGTGGCCCTGAGCGCCACGGTGACGAACACCGGCCTGGCGTCCGCCTCCGGCCAGGTGGCGCTGGTCATCCGTGCCGCCGGAAGCACGGAGCCCACGGCCACGCTGCCGCCCCTGATGCTGGGCGAGCTGGCCCCGGGCGCGCAGCGCGTCCTGCCCACGACCTGGGACACCGGGGACACGCTCGCGGGCCCCTATGAAGTGCACGGCCGGCTGCTGGATGCGCAGGGCCGCGTGGTCGCCGAGGGCGTGGCTCCCTTGCGCATCACCGCCCCGGAGGCCGTCGCCTCCACCGCCCTCACCACGGACAAGCCGGTGTACGGCGCGTGGGACGCGGTGCGCATCACGGGCCGCGTGGCCAACGTGGCGCCCAACGCGCTGCTGGCCCCCTCCAAGGTGGAGGTGACGGTGCGCACGCCCGGTGGCGCGGTGCTGGCCACCGAGACGCGGGACGTGCACCAGTTGATGCCCGGCACGAGCCTGGACCTGCCCTTCCCGCTGACGCTGCACGACGCCGCGTCCGGCACCTACCCGGTGACGCTCACGCTGAAGGACGCGCTCACCCGGCAGGTGCTGAGCACCCGCGCCACCACCTTCCAGGTGGAGCGGCGGGACCTGGACGGCCTCACGGGCGGCGTGACGGTGGCGCTGCCGCAGGTGTCCGCGGGCGTGCCCAACACCTGCACGGACACCGTGCGCAGCCTGTCCGCGAGCGGCGCGGCCGGGGTGACGCTGGTGCGCCAGGTGCTCGCGCTGGGCACGGGCGCGGTGGTGGCGCAGACGCGCCAGACCGTGGACCTGGTGGGCACGGCGCCCCACGTCGAGCCGCGCATGGTCGCGACGGCCGGACTCGCCACGGGCGACTACGCCTGCGCGCTCCAGGCGGAAGGGCCGGGGGGAACGCGCTCGCTGGGCTTCGCGCCCTTCCGCGTCGAGGCGCCGGCCGTCCGGCTGGAGGCCTCGCTCACGCCGATGAACCGGGGCCGGTTGCTGGTGCTGCTCGACGCGCCCGTCGAGGGCAGTGGCCACGACAACGACACCTACGGCCCCACGGGCGCGCCGGGACTGCTCGCCCAGAAGGCCTTCCTGGAGACCCTGCTCACCCAGGCGGGCTGGGCGTACACCCTCATCCAGCAGGACCAGGG includes the following:
- a CDS encoding tellurite resistance TerB family protein, coding for MFRSEAPAKKASDDVLLLHTMLLMAGADGYLDQAEVEAVEAYFTQLPEFEGKQFQDVYAEARKLVARYSNLRESVKSLSGFSSERVRKKAFVLAADLAMASGDVSETEDELLTAMQRILEIDDGTVQKVLDVLSMKYAR
- a CDS encoding M48 family metallopeptidase; the encoded protein is MANVNPSSFQSTLDRKLRTELLADKDVKWALQRVDKVTTGLGFTARRRLLANSLRLTRSMAPAVAEALADCKEVLGYDKPVEVFVKPDPMINASAVYNPSGHPLIVLSSRLIEVFTEAELRFVMGHELGHLTFEHFAIPMPATAIVEDAAGVIVPRHTALKLYLWCRAAEVSADRAGLLCGKDPDAAASGFFKLASGLASGFVKPDLEAYSRQVDSLVSAPSARAKPHEDDDTLDCFSTHPFSPLRVRAVVAFSKSKTYRALVGRAAGGEGLSDEEVDSIIERDFREMDASYLEEQSPHAELLRRALFLGGLLVAHAHEGVSERELRALSALLGSEHVGVLPSIDAARRELTDVAARVREKAATSERARLLQHLTLVAAADGNVAEEEFMELQGLAAALSVPVSLVDETLRGAAHPLD
- a CDS encoding S8 family peptidase; the encoded protein is MSLKLLSRTVASACVLLLLSACQSAGNPIPPPDDTPCRGTASVQTPVREKFLTVAKPVSGEYVVVLKEPREGDAAPTPDVVARNLTERFGGKAFLVYAHALRGFAARMSDKQARAMASAPEVAYVQQNGVVTLEESQSDATWGLDRIDQRDLPLNQLYQYQTQGRGVHVYVIDTGLRPTHQEFAGRADIAFDAVNDGRNGVDCNGHGTHVAATVGGRVYGIAKSASLHAVRVLNCEGSGTTAGAVAGVDWATEHHQSPAVANMSLGGGEDAALDDAVRHSIAAGVMYVLAAGNENQDACRRSPARTAEAITVGATTSADRRASFSNHGDCVDVFAPGEGILSAWASDDMATRTLSGTSMATPHVTGIVALFLEAHPASAPQAVITAMTGNATPDKVGNPGRCSPNRMVYSGFISPLRAPTVRNGGE
- a CDS encoding glycoside hydrolase family 15 protein, translating into MDLYSAARRMARPFRFTNPASYREVPLAGRGLIGDGCSCALVRPDGVIDWLCFPRFDSPSVFAGILDDEKGGITGITPVVWPFESLQRYDPDTNVLETLFRFERKGAIRIIDYMPWTNDPRSTVHEVHRRIECLEGPVELNIVFDPRFGYGASRTRVEREEHGLVARGSGGERLVAVLSGEAEWRPCESPHGQACRGDSGLQTRIRMGPGERRWMILSWDSDRPEPLAAYRPFDHLRDTRQAWREWAQQLHYEGPWRHHVLRSALALKLLMYGPTGAMVAAPTTSLPEWIGGPRNWDYRFSWVRDSAMAVRATNLLGFERESREFFYFVRDTLQRGDALQVMYSLDGAAVPPERELEHLAGFQGSRPVRLGNDAKDQFQFDTAGALLDAAYLYERSGGKLPLRTWRLLRSVIQTTARRWSEPDHGIWEPRREMRHNVHSKLMGWLALRRGQHLARLFGETALEQSSAALADVIRADILRNGVDPARKHFVGFYGGNEPDAALLLLPIVGCFRGTDPFIVRTLDWLRAELGTGPFLRRYRMDDGVGGPEGGFILCGFWLAEALTLANRIQEAEDVFVAHAEASNHLGLLAEEIHPLTREQLGNFPQAFSHLGLISAAARIDRALRLRDEGQSEPPHLLEPEPPAIG
- a CDS encoding EamA family transporter; this translates as MSTPLLTLLALLGFAANSLLCRAALSGGAARSIDAGAFTLVRLASGALVLALLLRLRRGGPTAAGHGSWASALALFVYAAGFSFAYVRIGAGVGALLLFGCVQLTMLAAGLARGERPRALEWAGLAVALAGLAGLTLPGASAPDALGAGLMAAAGAAWGIYSLRGRGSTDPLAATAGNFLRGVPLALALVLLSPALDAAPHLSSKGLLLAATSGALASGVGYSLWYAALPHLSSARAAVVQLCVPVIAAMGAVLLLGEPLTQRLLLGGAALLTGVLLSLHAKQRPPANH